DNA from Pelotomaculum isophthalicicum JI:
GGTCTTAACGCAACGGATCTATCGCATGATGACAGACACAGGCGCGCTCCGGATCAATCCAGACTACAGCCTGCATCAAAAGCTTTCTGATATTTTCGCTGTTCATCACCATCATGTCCAAAACTTCCTGATGAGTAAGGTTGGTAGGTGATATGCCGGCGGCATAGTTGGTTACCATGGCGATGGTTGCGTAACACATTTCCGCTTCCCTGGCCAGCGAAACCTCAGGAAATCCGGTCATACCGACCAGATCGCCACCGAACAAGCGGTACATTTTAATCTCAGCGGTTGTTTCAAAACGAGGACCTTCTGTACATATATAAGTACCGTAAGGGTGGGAAATCAACCCCTGCCCGCGGGCCGCCCTGGACAGGATATCTCTTAATTCAGGGCAATACGGATTGGTCATGTCAATATGGGCCACACCGGCGCTGCCACCATCAAAAAAGGTCGTTTGCCGGGATTTGGTGAAGTCTAAAAACTGATCCACGAAGATAAAGTGGCCTGGCTGCATGGACGGATTTAGTGAGCCTACCGCCGCGGTAGCCAGCACATATTTAACCCCAAGTTTCTTCAACGCCGCTATATTGGCACGGTAATTAACAAGATGCGGCGGAACAGAGTGCCCTTCTCCGTGGCGGTTCATAAAAGCTACCGGTCTGTTCCGGTAGCTGCCTATTTTAAGCTGGACATCTCCATACGGAGTGGCAACAGTTTCATCACGGATATCAGTCATAATGTCCGGATTATAAACCCCGGTACCGCCGATTATGGCAATTTTAACGCTCAAAATGATTACCTCCTGTTCCTGTTATTTGAACGATAATGAACTTTTCATAATTGTAATTATTCGCCTTTGGAACATTCATTCCTTTTTTTGATCTATATTATGTAAATAAATTAAGATGAACTAGAAAAGCAAACTCTTGTTCAAACGCCGGAATTTTATATTAATATCGAAATGGCAGTTCGGACATGCGAACAGGTGTACACAAAAATCATGGCTATATGATCTGTAACCGTCCTCATAGATTTCCTGCTCAAGAAAAGCGCTGTAGTTATCGTAAAAATCCTGAATAGCACCGGCGTCATACATCGGGCAACCGCACAGGGGACAATTCTTATTTATTGCGGCAAGACTATTGCACGCGGGACAAACAGACATAATAAAATCACCTTCTATGTTTACGTTAGTAAATGGCGGCCATAAACCATTGACAACCGTAGCGCTTAAATTGTAATATGCGCTGGAAAGGTTGCCATTATGAACAAAAAGGGAATACTGTTTTCAAAAAACCGGGTTTATTATCGGAGGTAAATTTGACCGCTAAACTTTTTTTAAAAAAAGGGGAAAACGTTGAAGTTGGGATTACCGGCCTGACTCACGACGGCGACGGTGTCGGGCGCTATTTAGGCATACCTGTATTTGTGCCGCTAACCGTTCCAGGTGACAAGGTTTTAGCGGAAATATCGGAAGTGAAAAAGAATTTTGCCCGCGGCAGATTAAAATTGATCTGTACCGGGTCACTGTGGAGACGTGATCCGGTTTGTCCCGCTTTTACCATCTGCGGGGGATGCAGACTCCAACAGATGGATTATGAAGAGCAGCTAAGTCGGAAAACCAGGATGGTGAAAGACAGCCTGACCCGTATTGGCCATCTGCCGGAGGTTGAGGTCAAAGAAACCATCGGTATGAAATACCCCTGGCATTACCGAAATAAAGCCAGCTATCATGTGGAAGAAAGGCAGGGTAAAGTGTCGCTGGGTTTTTATGAAAAAGGCACTCATCGCTTGGTTTATAATTCAGGCGAAGAAGGGGTAGCCAGGAGTGGTCCAGAGTGCCTGCTGGTGGATAAAGATATAAATAAGGCGGCTGCAGTTATTGAAACAATTTTAAATAAACACCGGGTACAAGTATATAATCACCGCCAGCGCCGGGGTTTGCTCAGACAGGTTATTTTACGAAAAGCCAGCGCTACCGGTGAGTGCATGGCTGTTTTTGTCACGGGACCGGGGGAGTGGCCCGAAGAAAAAGATATTGCCGCCGATTTGTCAGAACAACTGCCGGCTTTGTCATCTTTGATTAGAAACATTCATCAAGGTCCGGAGGGAATAGAGTTAGGACTTGAAAATAGGCTTCTAACCGGTCAGAAATATATCACTGATTATATTGAAAACCTGGCATTTCGCATTTCACCCGCTTCATTCTATCAGGTGAATCCCCGCCAGACACCGGTGCTATATCATAAAGCACTCGAATACGCCGGATTGAACGGTGGGGAGATAGTTGTGGACGCATACAGCGGCGCCGGAACAATTGCTCTTTTCTTGGCCGGGCATGCCGGAATGGTGTACGGTCTGGAAGTGGTGCCCGAAGCAGTGGAAGATGCCAGGGAAAACGCAGTATTAAACGGAATTAAAAACGTGGAGTTTAGACGCGGTGAAGTGGAAAAACTTCTACCTGCAATGGCCTCTCAAGGGCTTCATCCTGGTGTCGTGGTGCTGGACCCGCCCCGCCGGGGCTGTGGTATTGCCGCCCTGGAAGCGGTGGAGGAGATGGAAACCCCGCGGGTTGTATATGTATCGTGTGATCCCGGGACGTTAGCCCGGGATTTGGGTTGCCTGGCAGGTAAAGGATACCGTATTGAAGAGGTGCAACCGGTGGAAATGTTTCCGTGGACGCCGCACGTGGAGACAGTATGTCTGATGTCACGTAAAGATAAATAAATAGGCTCTAAAGGGCTTGAAATCAAAGGTTTTCAGACTTTCGGTTGGGATAATCGATTGCTGGAAACCTTGTTTTTTTTATCGTTCAAAAGCAGCCCGGGTTTGAGAGCATTGTTGGGTTGAGGCTATAGAACTGCTTTTTATCCCGCGAGACAAGGGAACTACTGTTTTTGGATAGGGTTGAAACTAGGGAACTGTTGTTAAATGAATGAAGTAAAAGGCAGTAGTCCTATTACAAAACTACTGCCTTCTACTATGTTATCTTCCTAAATCATCTCGGCTGATATGTTGTTGTAGAATTGTTCTCATACGCTTGATCATATCGTTAACCGATGACTGAGGCTTATTAATAAGGTTTGCGATTGTACGTTGTGATTTTCCGTCATAAAGCATTTCAAATATTGGTGCCAACTCAGGAGCCTTGTTGCGAAGACTGTCAAGAAGGTCTTCAAAGAGCATAGCCGTTAGGATTGTTTCACACTGTATAGCAGCTGGGTCCTCGAATTCAAGCTCTGTTTCCTCGAAGAAAGATTCAAGCGAAAGCGGAGCTCCGTCCTTCATCTTCTTGCAGGCCTTACAGTCCATTTCGCAGCGCTTGAGTTTTCCCTTGCCATCGCTAACTATGCAACGGCGGCTGCGTTCTTCACGTTTCATTTCTGCCCAAATGGGACGCATGTACGTAAGATAAAGTTCTTCGTCATCTGTAGGAATCATGATAGCTGATACTATTTTATTCCCGATTTTTGCTGGTACCACATCTTCCTTCTTGATACCGTACGCTTCGATTGTCTCTCTTGTTACCTCCATGGGGATGAGATAAGTTTTTTTGTCTTTCTTTGTCATAATGTAAGCCCTCCTTCGGCTTGAAACCGAAGCGAGAGCTCACATGACGTGCACCAGCCCAAAAAGGCAATAGTCGACCGTCCGAATGGGATTACTCCCGCTTCAGAATTGGCGACCAGCTATTCCAGTGGCTGGTGGCAGTTATTTAGTTGTTCACCCGATAGGTCTGGAATCATCCTTGATCAGGGGATGTCCTATGGGGTGATAGTTCGCATAAAGCAAAATGATGTTATCGCTTCGTGCAATAACATCATACTAATTTCTTGGACATGCTTAGAGGAGCGGGAGTAGCTACCTAATAGAGTGTGGGTAGCTAATTTTTGATGCTTTCCTCCGATTGGTAATAAGTAAGAGAATGCAAAGCTAATATCAGCAAAAGTAAACTTAAGATTGTCGTTTGCATTTGGACGTGCTATAATACTTAGAGTGAACTATTTCTGAACAGGTTCATGGAGGCGATAATATGGCATTCAGTTATAACAAACTATGGAAGCTACTGATTGATAAAAAAATGATGAAGAAGGATTTGATGGAAGCGACGGGCTTGACTACTTCCACGATGGCTAAATTAGGCAAGGAGCTTCCGGTTAGCATGGATGTTTTGGCGAGGATATGTAAAGCACTCAATTGCAACATCGGAGATATTGTCGACTACATCGATAAAGAAGCCGAATAAAAAATTGGTTTGACTTGAACAGGAGGGGTTTTAGGTGAGGTTATGTTTTGGCTCATACATGGCTGTACTTGTTTCGTGCAAGGCGGTTAATGTTGACAACAAGGAGTTGTGCGAAGCACTGCTTCATTCTGTTGCCCCCAATTTTGAATTCACATATGATGGACAGGAAAATGCAGATAGAGTCAGAGAGGACGTATCTTCAAAATTATTAAGGTGCGAACAGAACCTATCGAAAGATGTTAGTGACCCGGCTCGTACCGCCGGGCTAGAAGAAGTGGCATCCTACTTTAGAAATAACATTCTCCCTATGCTGGACAGGAATATGTCTAAGCAGATTATCCTTGCCCTGAAAGACATTATCGCCAACGATCCGCCGGTTAAGGTTGGCAATAAGATGCAGGGTATTGATGGTGACACAAAGGTTGAATTGGTCAGCGGAATAACAAAGAGTGAGTTAGTGCCAAAAGGTGACTTTTGCTTTCATACGTTCTTAGCGGGAGTGTTTTTGTACACCGTTACCAACACAACAAATAGGACCGGAAAGGCTACCATTAAATCTATTACCGATGAGTACATACTGTCGTTTACTCCCCGCATAGGTGAGATAACACTGCTTGAGGATGACGAGGCAAAACGAGGATCTTTGGTTTCTGCTGTTAAGGAAAGTGGCAAATATGGTGAAGAGTTTGCAGAAAACGTGGCGGGGTTTGTAGTTGACAGAATAAACCAGTTAGCTTTGCCTTCAAAACAGGATGACTCCCTGCTCGTGACTCTGTTGTCCGAGGCTAACGGGAATTGTCTGAAGTGCGGCAAAAAATTGGGCATCCCGAAGCGTGGGAAGGTTCCTGTTGGGAACTGCGAAATTGTTTATTTGAAGCAATCTCCGAATGAATCAGAGTGCTACGAAAATGCGGTAGTCCTGTGTACAGATGAATGCGCACCACTTGTTTCAGTGATGTCGGAGATCGAAATAGATGAGTTGCTTGAAGATAAGCGTCGCTGTGCAAACATTCAGGCATTTCTTGACAGAATATCCGGGATTAAGTTCCCCGAGGAAATTGAAGCCGTTCTACGTGAAGTTCATAAAACGAAGAACGCCAAGGGATTAGAAGGAACCAGTGTTACCGATTTGGTCGAAATTGAGCGAAAGATACATGAGCCGTACCTGAAGGACAAGATTAACGCAAGCATGGCTCGCTTGTATAAGACAGTTAAGGTTATATGCGCTCGACTCGAACAAGAAATTGGATTTGATACGAATATGTTTGGTGGTTTAATGCGGTCTGCCTCCATGATGGTTGAAGGCGGAGTCATGAAAAACGCGGACATAACCGACCCGCAGGAATATATAGCGAATCTGCTGGTTGATAAGTTGTACTCACAAATGGGTCAGAAGTATAAAGACGCCTGTGAGATTATCGTTGGATATTTAGTGAAAAGGTGTGATTTGTTCAATGAAAATGCCAAGCAAAGTTAACTCATTCTCTGATAGCGTCATTGCACTCTTTACGCCTATCTTAGAGAAATTAGAGGAGCGGGATATGACCCCGCATGAGTTGCTCGAAGCAACAAGAACGAAGGTATCAGAGATAAGCATCTTCCTTGATGCCCTTGACTGCCTTTATAAACTCGGGCAAATAGAGATACCAGAAGGTACGGAGGTTCTTCACTATGTTAAAGCGGATAACGTGTGACAAATTCAAAACGCAGCCAGGGGAATTTAGTACCGGACTTAATGTCGTTCTCGGCAGTTCTGGCGGAAGCAATGCTATTGGTAAGTCTACATTCCTGCTGATATTGGACTTTGCTTTCGGTGGTGACAACTATGCCAAATCCGCTAAGGACGTTATAGCGCACATCGATCATCATACGATTAACTTCGAGTTCGAGTTTGACGGCACGAAGTACTTCTTTTCTCGAAGTACAAACCGCCCGTCAGTGGTGAACCGTTGTGACAGCAAGTTCCATGTCATTGAGGAACTGTCTGTTCCCAAATACCGTGAGCTACTGCGCCATGAATATAAAATACTATTGCAAGGTATCAGTTTCGGTGAGATTGTTGATCGTTTCTTTCGTATTTACGGTCACGGAAACCACAATGAACATAAGCCCTTGCAAGGCGAGCGTGAATCAATGGTTACAGCAGTCGAATATCTTATGAAACTTTTAGGTAGATTCGAAGATATTCAGAATCTTAAAACCGCTGAGGAAAGCTATGACATAAAGCCGAGTAAGCAAGCTCAGCGTTCGATATCGGACATATCGATGGACATTGCCACGAATAATGAAAAAATCGATGGGCTGGAAAAGCGACGGGAAAAACTGTGCAGACAAAATGAAGAAGCCGACCTGCGTGCTTTGGGTATTGACCCTCAGCAGGTAGAACGACTTATAGAAATAAAAAGACAATTAGGCAAATTAAATCGGCAGAAGAGCCACCTGACATCGCAGCTTCACGCTGTGCGAAACAATATGCCCGACAGCGACGGAGTGCTGAGGAAGGACTTCTCGGCTTTACTCCGCTTTTTTCCTGAGGCTAATATTGACGCTTTTGCGGATGTAGAGAAATTCCATGCAAAAATTAACGGCTTCCTTCGCGCAGATATTGAAGAGGAAATAGCGCGGTTAACCCCGCAGATAGAATACATCGACGCTGATATTGCATCCTACGAGAAGCAGATTGCTGATTCGGGAGTTGCTAAGTCACTCTCACAATCTATTCTCACACAGTACGCTCGTGTATCGCGTGAAATAGAAAAGCTTACCGAAGATAACGAAGCCTTGCGAAATGAGATGACTCAGTTAGAAAAACGCAAGGAAATTGAGCATTTACTGACGAGCCTTCGCAAGCGGCAAGATGATGCCCTTGCTGGCGCACAGGATGACGTTAATGCAGAAATGAAGCGGCTCAACGATATCATAACCGGTGGAGGCAGATCTGCTCCCGAACTGACACTGAAGCCAGATAAAACGTTCGAGTTCGAAACGAAAGACGACAAGAGCGAGGGAACAGCTTTTAAGGGCCTTGTGATTTACGACCTAAGTATGCTTGCCCTTACCCCGCTTCCTGCTCTGATTCATGATTCGAGCATTGTCAAGCGTATTGAGGATTCCGATTTTGAGCAAATACTCCGGCTGTATCAAAAAAGCGGTGAGAAAGGCAAGCAAGTATTCATCGCATTTGACAAAGCCGACTCCTATACACCTAATACTCAAAGAATGCTTGATGAAGCTGCTGTGCTGCACTTATCCGTAGGTAATGAACTGTTTGGCACTTCTTGGAGTCGGCAGACACCTGCGATGGAAACCGCCGTTGAAATTAAAGTAGAGCAAAAACCCGATAAAGAATAAAGGAGATGATATGATATGGCGGCTATAAATGACCTGTTGCGTCAAATCACAGATCCGACGTTGCGCGAGCGGTTAACTGAGGAAGTGAACCGCATAAGTAAAAATAAAAAGTTTGGTCTGGTGTTCGAGGAACATGTCCCCGAATGCACACCGCTCTACGGCGTACCCGTTAGACGTGGATCAACTGTTGCCCGCAAAACGGGCAAGATGAGCGAAATTTATACTGTAAAGAAAATTGACGGCGAAGTCGCCGTGTGTGAAGATAAGATCACGCTTGAGGTTGAATTAATACCTCTTAGCGAGATTGTTTCCGTGGCTCAGTTTGGGGAGCCGATTTTCCCCACGCTTGAACCCATTGACAAGATAGCGAACGCGCAGGACGATAACTTGTGGCATACGATTATTGAAGCTGATAACTACCATGCCCTGCAGCTTTTGGAATACTTATATGAGGGTAAAGTAGATTGCATATATATAGACCCGCCCTATAATACTGGAGCAAGGGATTGGAAGTACAACAACGATTATGTGGATTCATCGGATGCTTGGCGACACAGCAAGTGGTTGTCGATGATGAAAAAGCGGCTCATAATAGCGAAAAGGGTTCTAAACCCTGATAGTTCTGTGTTGATTTGCACCATCGACGAAAAAGAATACCTACATCTTGGATGCCTGTTAGAAGAGCTATTCCCTGAAGCAAGAATTCAAATGGTTACAAGCGTTATTAGCAGCCAAGGCTCAACACGTGACGGGCTGTTTTCACGTGCTGATGAGTATCTCTTTTTCGTATTTTTAGGCGATGCAGAGGTCGTTAAATCTGAAGACGATATGCTTAATGAAGGGCAATCTGCCACAAAGGGTCAACTGTGGTTTCAGTTTGTTAGAACAGGAAAAGGAAATTTGCGAGAGAATTCTAAAAATCTGTTTTACCCGATATTTATCGATTCAAGCAAAGGAAAAATCGAATCCATCGGAGAGCCGATACCTTTGGGTGTGCCAAAAGAAAGCATTACTGTTCCCGAAGGGCAGTTAGCAATATGGCCAATGACTGCTGATGGGCGTGAGGCTCGTTGGCGTACAGGAGTTGAAGTTGCTCGGCGCAGAGTAAGTAAAGGGCTTCTACGTCTTGGAAAGACTTCTAGGAAGGAAAACGGCTGGTCTGTTTTAACAGTAAACGAAGGAACAGAAAAACGAATTGAAATAGGAGAAGTAGTTATCGAGAGCATCGATGAATCCGGAGCCGCGAAACTTGTTGAAAAATATGGAGGATCGTTAAGAGCGCCAAAAACAGTATGGAACAAAACATCTCACAACGCCGGATGGCACGGGTCAAAACTGTTGGCAAAAATATTAGTGGATAGAAAATTCCCCTATCCAAAGTCGTTGTATGCAGTGCAAGATGCCTTGAGTGTTGTAAGCAAGAATAAAAACGCTCTTATATTAGACTTTTTTGCGGGTTCTGGTACAACATTACATGCTGTTAATCTTTTGAATTCGATAGATGGTGGTAGTCGACGTTGCATTTTGGTTACCAACAATGAAGTTTCGGAGGACGAAGCCAAGGCTCTCACAAAACAGCATTTACACCCTGGAGATGTAGAATGGGAAAAGTACGGCATTGCTCGCTATGTAACATGGCCGCGAACAATTTGCAGCATTAAAGGCGTTGATATCAACGGAAATCCTATTCAAGGCAATTACCTCACTAACAATGCACCGATGAGCGAGGGTTTTGCCGCCAACGTAGAATATTTTAAACTTGGGTTTTTGGATAAGAATAGCGTGTCACTTGGACAGCAGTTCTGTGAGATACTGCCGCTTTTGTGGCTTAAAGCGGGTGCGGTTGGAGAGCGCCCAGAACTAAACGGCTTAGAATTGCCAGATATGCTGGTTCTGCCACAGAACTCATTTGCGGTTCTTCTGGATGAGGATTGTTATGGCAAATTCGCTGAGGCTTTGAATGAAGATAAAAACATTAACACGGTATACTTTGTAACTAATTCAGAGGAAGCGTTCAGAGAAATGTCAGATGGCATTGGGATAGAGCACACCTACCAATTGTACCGTGATTATATCGATAATTTCGTAATTGGGAGTAGGAGGAATAATCTATGAGAGCAACACTATTTCCGTTCCAAGATACGGCTCTTGCCGATTTGCACGAGAAGATAAAGAAAGCACATACACTTTGGAGTGAGAAAGACCCGCAGGTTATATCTTTCACTGCTCCCACTGGCGCTGGTAAGACAATTATTATGACCGCCCTGTTCGAGGACATCATCTTCGGTCATGCTTACGGTGTGGCGGAACCGGATTCTGTTTTCGTTTGGCTTTCAGATATGCCTGAGCTTAACGAGCAGACTCGCTTAAAAATTGAGAGCAAGTCTGATAAGTTTCGTACAAGGGATATCCACGTTATCGACTCAAATTTCGATGCGGAGTATTTCGCTCCCGGTGGCA
Protein-coding regions in this window:
- the mtnP gene encoding S-methyl-5'-thioadenosine phosphorylase, yielding MSVKIAIIGGTGVYNPDIMTDIRDETVATPYGDVQLKIGSYRNRPVAFMNRHGEGHSVPPHLVNYRANIAALKKLGVKYVLATAAVGSLNPSMQPGHFIFVDQFLDFTKSRQTTFFDGGSAGVAHIDMTNPYCPELRDILSRAARGQGLISHPYGTYICTEGPRFETTAEIKMYRLFGGDLVGMTGFPEVSLAREAEMCYATIAMVTNYAAGISPTNLTHQEVLDMMVMNSENIRKLLMQAVVWIDPERACVCHHAIDPLR
- the rlmD gene encoding 23S rRNA (uracil(1939)-C(5))-methyltransferase RlmD, encoding MTAKLFLKKGENVEVGITGLTHDGDGVGRYLGIPVFVPLTVPGDKVLAEISEVKKNFARGRLKLICTGSLWRRDPVCPAFTICGGCRLQQMDYEEQLSRKTRMVKDSLTRIGHLPEVEVKETIGMKYPWHYRNKASYHVEERQGKVSLGFYEKGTHRLVYNSGEEGVARSGPECLLVDKDINKAAAVIETILNKHRVQVYNHRQRRGLLRQVILRKASATGECMAVFVTGPGEWPEEKDIAADLSEQLPALSSLIRNIHQGPEGIELGLENRLLTGQKYITDYIENLAFRISPASFYQVNPRQTPVLYHKALEYAGLNGGEIVVDAYSGAGTIALFLAGHAGMVYGLEVVPEAVEDARENAVLNGIKNVEFRRGEVEKLLPAMASQGLHPGVVVLDPPRRGCGIAALEAVEEMETPRVVYVSCDPGTLARDLGCLAGKGYRIEEVQPVEMFPWTPHVETVCLMSRKDK
- a CDS encoding sigma-70 family RNA polymerase sigma factor, with protein sequence MTKKDKKTYLIPMEVTRETIEAYGIKKEDVVPAKIGNKIVSAIMIPTDDEELYLTYMRPIWAEMKREERSRRCIVSDGKGKLKRCEMDCKACKKMKDGAPLSLESFFEETELEFEDPAAIQCETILTAMLFEDLLDSLRNKAPELAPIFEMLYDGKSQRTIANLINKPQSSVNDMIKRMRTILQQHISRDDLGR
- a CDS encoding helix-turn-helix domain-containing protein yields the protein MAFSYNKLWKLLIDKKMMKKDLMEATGLTTSTMAKLGKELPVSMDVLARICKALNCNIGDIVDYIDKEAE
- a CDS encoding ABC-three component system protein, translated to MRLCFGSYMAVLVSCKAVNVDNKELCEALLHSVAPNFEFTYDGQENADRVREDVSSKLLRCEQNLSKDVSDPARTAGLEEVASYFRNNILPMLDRNMSKQIILALKDIIANDPPVKVGNKMQGIDGDTKVELVSGITKSELVPKGDFCFHTFLAGVFLYTVTNTTNRTGKATIKSITDEYILSFTPRIGEITLLEDDEAKRGSLVSAVKESGKYGEEFAENVAGFVVDRINQLALPSKQDDSLLVTLLSEANGNCLKCGKKLGIPKRGKVPVGNCEIVYLKQSPNESECYENAVVLCTDECAPLVSVMSEIEIDELLEDKRRCANIQAFLDRISGIKFPEEIEAVLREVHKTKNAKGLEGTSVTDLVEIERKIHEPYLKDKINASMARLYKTVKVICARLEQEIGFDTNMFGGLMRSASMMVEGGVMKNADITDPQEYIANLLVDKLYSQMGQKYKDACEIIVGYLVKRCDLFNENAKQS
- a CDS encoding ABC-three component system middle component 7, which encodes MKMPSKVNSFSDSVIALFTPILEKLEERDMTPHELLEATRTKVSEISIFLDALDCLYKLGQIEIPEGTEVLHYVKADNV
- a CDS encoding DUF2326 domain-containing protein produces the protein MLKRITCDKFKTQPGEFSTGLNVVLGSSGGSNAIGKSTFLLILDFAFGGDNYAKSAKDVIAHIDHHTINFEFEFDGTKYFFSRSTNRPSVVNRCDSKFHVIEELSVPKYRELLRHEYKILLQGISFGEIVDRFFRIYGHGNHNEHKPLQGERESMVTAVEYLMKLLGRFEDIQNLKTAEESYDIKPSKQAQRSISDISMDIATNNEKIDGLEKRREKLCRQNEEADLRALGIDPQQVERLIEIKRQLGKLNRQKSHLTSQLHAVRNNMPDSDGVLRKDFSALLRFFPEANIDAFADVEKFHAKINGFLRADIEEEIARLTPQIEYIDADIASYEKQIADSGVAKSLSQSILTQYARVSREIEKLTEDNEALRNEMTQLEKRKEIEHLLTSLRKRQDDALAGAQDDVNAEMKRLNDIITGGGRSAPELTLKPDKTFEFETKDDKSEGTAFKGLVIYDLSMLALTPLPALIHDSSIVKRIEDSDFEQILRLYQKSGEKGKQVFIAFDKADSYTPNTQRMLDEAAVLHLSVGNELFGTSWSRQTPAMETAVEIKVEQKPDKE
- a CDS encoding site-specific DNA-methyltransferase, producing MAAINDLLRQITDPTLRERLTEEVNRISKNKKFGLVFEEHVPECTPLYGVPVRRGSTVARKTGKMSEIYTVKKIDGEVAVCEDKITLEVELIPLSEIVSVAQFGEPIFPTLEPIDKIANAQDDNLWHTIIEADNYHALQLLEYLYEGKVDCIYIDPPYNTGARDWKYNNDYVDSSDAWRHSKWLSMMKKRLIIAKRVLNPDSSVLICTIDEKEYLHLGCLLEELFPEARIQMVTSVISSQGSTRDGLFSRADEYLFFVFLGDAEVVKSEDDMLNEGQSATKGQLWFQFVRTGKGNLRENSKNLFYPIFIDSSKGKIESIGEPIPLGVPKESITVPEGQLAIWPMTADGREARWRTGVEVARRRVSKGLLRLGKTSRKENGWSVLTVNEGTEKRIEIGEVVIESIDESGAAKLVEKYGGSLRAPKTVWNKTSHNAGWHGSKLLAKILVDRKFPYPKSLYAVQDALSVVSKNKNALILDFFAGSGTTLHAVNLLNSIDGGSRRCILVTNNEVSEDEAKALTKQHLHPGDVEWEKYGIARYVTWPRTICSIKGVDINGNPIQGNYLTNNAPMSEGFAANVEYFKLGFLDKNSVSLGQQFCEILPLLWLKAGAVGERPELNGLELPDMLVLPQNSFAVLLDEDCYGKFAEALNEDKNINTVYFVTNSEEAFREMSDGIGIEHTYQLYRDYIDNFVIGSRRNNL